The proteins below come from a single Erysipelothrix piscisicarius genomic window:
- the rpoD gene encoding RNA polymerase sigma factor RpoD: MAAKKLKTLEEVKESFLKQYEKKRVLLNDDVEKAIDHLNLSDDDSEELFEWFTEKGIILSDDEDDIDEEVMLEAGEPDVDDDFISDESEEEDEIFDDSLNKVDLSSYENELTSANMVRINDPVKMYLKEIGRVNLLDAKDEPEIARRLQEGEQAKEFIINKYKEIVDPAITDEELAERLTENQIGYFFDDFEAYLTDNGDEENLAFLTNWVATYYDGLEARRILISANLRLVVSIAKKYVGRGMLFLDLIQEGNMGLVKAVEKFDYTKGFKFSTYATWWIRQAITRAIADQARTIRIPVHMVETINKLTRIQRSLVQTLGREPTAEEIAAEMENITPEKVREIQKIALDPVSLETPIGEEDDSHLGDFIEDKDALSPDEYANNQLLKEEIKMVLEGLTEREEKVLRLRFGLEDGRTRTLEEVGKEFNVTRERIRQIEAKALRKLKHPTRSKRLRDFVDKR, translated from the coding sequence TTTGAGTGATGATGATTCTGAAGAGCTTTTTGAGTGGTTTACAGAAAAAGGCATTATTCTCAGTGATGATGAAGATGATATTGATGAGGAGGTAATGCTTGAAGCTGGTGAGCCGGATGTCGATGATGATTTTATTAGCGATGAGTCAGAAGAGGAAGATGAAATCTTTGACGATTCACTGAATAAAGTTGACCTTAGCTCATACGAAAATGAATTAACCAGTGCCAACATGGTTCGCATTAATGACCCTGTTAAGATGTATCTCAAGGAAATTGGTCGAGTTAATCTTTTAGATGCTAAAGATGAACCTGAAATTGCACGCCGACTTCAAGAAGGGGAGCAAGCTAAAGAATTTATCATTAATAAGTATAAAGAAATTGTGGATCCAGCAATTACGGATGAGGAACTTGCGGAGCGTCTAACGGAAAACCAAATTGGGTACTTTTTTGATGATTTCGAAGCGTACCTTACGGATAACGGTGATGAGGAAAATCTTGCCTTTTTAACTAACTGGGTTGCAACTTATTACGATGGGTTGGAGGCGCGACGCATCCTAATCTCTGCAAACCTTCGTTTGGTTGTTTCAATCGCTAAAAAATATGTAGGTCGTGGAATGTTATTCTTAGACTTAATTCAAGAAGGAAACATGGGTCTTGTTAAAGCAGTTGAAAAGTTTGACTATACAAAAGGCTTTAAATTTTCAACATATGCAACATGGTGGATTCGCCAGGCCATTACTCGAGCAATTGCAGACCAAGCACGTACGATTCGAATCCCAGTACACATGGTCGAAACAATTAATAAATTAACCCGAATTCAAAGATCACTAGTTCAAACGCTTGGTCGTGAACCAACAGCTGAAGAAATTGCAGCTGAAATGGAAAACATTACCCCTGAAAAAGTGCGTGAAATTCAGAAAATTGCTTTAGATCCAGTTTCATTAGAGACACCGATTGGTGAAGAAGATGATTCGCATCTTGGTGATTTTATTGAAGATAAAGATGCATTATCACCAGATGAGTATGCGAACAATCAACTTCTTAAAGAAGAGATTAAAATGGTTCTTGAAGGGTTAACGGAACGGGAAGAAAAAGTCTTACGACTCAGATTCGGTTTAGAAGATGGACGTACTCGTACGTTAGAAGAGGTCGGGAAAGAGTTTAACGTTACACGTGAACGTATTCGTCAGATTGAAGCCAAAGCACTTCGTAAGTTGAAACATCCTACACGATCAAAACGCTTAAGAGACTTTGTAGACAAACGATAA